The nucleotide window CTCCTGCTGACCTTCACCGGCAGCAGCACGATACAGGCAGGAGCCGCCATAGACTGGACCGCAGTCATCGTCTTCGTTGCCTGCCTGTTTGTCCTGAGAAAATGGAAAATCAATCCTATCCTTCTCATGGTGGTTACCGGAATCCTAGGGGGAATCCTGTACTGAAGACCATACCTCGCCGCACAAAGTGCGCCCGCCCGGAGGGCATGAATTAAGGGATGCCCTTGGGTATGATACTAAATACTTTTTGGAATCATTTTTTAATAAGCTCAGATCAAACCTCAGTTAGATACCGGCAGAAGTTCCGGGCCGTCACGATTTCGGTTCGCTGGCGATGCAGGGGCCGTTTTATCCCCGCTCCGGCAGTACCGCTCACATGTCGGCGGGAAATCCGGATGATTTCCCGTCTCCGGTTCGCTCAGAAACGGAATCGGTATTTTTCGTTTCTGCCTCCCTCCGCCTGGGGAACACCGGCAGCTGCCCTGCGGCGCTCACCTTTAGGCCGGCCCGGAATCTTTCTGCCGTTTTTTTTCTGTCGCACCGTTAAAGATAGGCGCCATGTCCCTGATTCCAGAAAAGGATTGGATATCCATACGGCCCGCGCGCCTAACGGCAGCGGGCCGCGGTGGGCCGCCCCAATGGCTTTTATAACAAACGAGCGCCTACTTTGGTGCGGCAAGAGGAGCGGGAGGAACAATCCGATTCCATCGTAAGGCGAGCGCCGCAAAGCCGTTAGCAGAATTTTCCCGGCCGCAGGGAGGTAAAAACCGAATTTCATGCAGGTTTTTATTGGAATCTGCCATGGAAAAATATCGATTTATCCATGGCAGTTGGAAAGGACCGACCAGAGGCCGTAAAAATTCTGGTTACGGCTGCCAGCTAGCCGCCTGGATGGAAGCAGATTTCCTCCTGTCTCATCTGTGTCATAAGATAAATTTGTTTTAAAAGTATTGAAAGTATACCCAAGGGCATCCCTTAATTCATGCCCTCCGGGCGGGCGCACTTTGTGCGGCGAGGTATGCCTTAAAAGAACCCAAAAATCCGCTTGCCTCTCCCGGATTTTTCTGCTATAGTACCCTCGTGTGCCTGACCGCACGATTAATTTTCAGGGGGACTTCTACATATGAAAACGCAGGTAAATTTAGGGAAAGATTCCGTATTTTCTCTTGTGCTGCATTTGGCCATACCGACCATGATCGCCAATTTTGTCAACGTCCTTTACAATATTGTAGACCGGATGTTCATCGGCAATATTCCCAAGGTGGGAGGACTCGCTCTCGCAGGCGCGGGCGTCTGCGGCCCCATCGTGACTCTTCTGACTTCCTTCGGTTCCCTCATCGGCCTGGGCGGTTCTATTCTTTTTTCCATGCGTCTGGGCGAGGGACGAAAAAAAGAGGCAGAAACCATCCTGTCCAACAGTTTTCTGATGCTGGCGGCTGTGTCTGCCGTCCTCACGTTTCTGTTTCTCATCCTTAAAAACAAGCTGCTCATGTGGTTTGGCGCCAGCGCTGTCACATTTCCTTACGCCAATACCTATATGACCATCTATACCCTCGGGACCTTTTTCGCCCTGATGGCCGTCGGACTCAATTATTTCATCACCTGTCAGGGCTTTGCTTCCGTCAGCATGGTGACCGTACTGATCGGCGCAGTCTCAAACATCATCCTGGATCCCATCTTTATCTTTGTTTTCCGGATGGGTGTGGCCGGCGCCGCCGTCGCAACGGTGCTGTCCCAGATGTTTTCCTGCCTGTTCGCCCTCTCCTTCCTGTTTGGTCGGAGGGTATCCGTCCGCATCACCTTTGGAAACTATTCTTCCTCACTCATGCGGAGAATCATCCACCTGGGCATCTCCCCTTTTCTTATCATGGCCACCGACAGTATCATTATGATCGTACTGAACAGCTCCCTGCAGCGTTACGGCGGACCGGCAGAAGGCGATCTGCTGATCACAGCCGGCACGATCATCCAAAGCTACATGCTGATCATCACTTCCACCATGCTTGGCATATCCAGCGGCACTCAGGCCATCTTAAGCTATAATTACGGAGCAAAGCAGGCGGACCGGATCAAGCAGGCAGAAAAGTATATCTTGATGCTCTGTCTGATCTTCACCTCTGTCATGTTCCTCATCTCCCGGCTGCTGCCCGCTTATTTCGCCCGGATATTTACCAGCGATCCCTCTCAGATCCGCATGGCAGTCTGGGGAATCCATGTATGTACCTTATCCATCATACCTCTCAGCTTTCAATATGCTTTTGTGGATGGTCTGACAGCTCTGGGATGCACAAGGGCTGCGCTGACCCTTTCCATGTTCCGAAAGGGCTCCTATGTAATTTTCGTGCTGGCGCTGCCCGCGTTTCTCGGCGCTAAAAACGCCTTTTATGCGGAGCCGCTCTGTGATATCCTTGGCTCTGCAGCCGCCACCATCTCTTTCTTCCTCATATTCCAAAAGCATCTGGACAGGCGGATGCACGAAGTCCCGCCTCCGCTCAGAAACGATTCGCCGATGAAAACGGTATAGATAGTATGACAAAGGACATTTCCAAAGCCCAAAGGCTTTCGGAAATGTCCTTTTCTATCTCCCGCATATAAAAAGCTGACCGCTTGTTTTTTACTGACGCACTTTAATGTGAACCTCCCTGAGCTGCTGCTCCGTCACTTCTCCCGGCGCGCCGCACATCAGATCCTGAGCCGTCCCGCTCATGGGGAATGCGATCACCTCCCGGATATTTTCTTCGTTTCTCAGAAGCATGATCATCCTGTCAACCCCCGGCGCCATGCCTGCGTGGGGCGGCGCTCCAAACTGGAACGCACTGTAAAGGGCGCCGAATTTATTTTTAAGTGTTTCCTCATCATATCCGGCAATCTCGAAAGCCTTCACCATGACATCCATATCATGGTTCCGGACAGCTCCTGAGGACAGCTCCACGCCGTTGCAGACGATGTCATACTGATAAGCCAGGATATCCAGAGGATCCTTCGTATTCAGCGCTTCCAGGCCGCCCTGCGGCATAGAGAACGGATTATGGGTGAATCCGACCTTCTTAGTCTCCTCATCCAGCTCAAACATCGGGAAATCGTTGACATAGCAGAAACGGTACGCTTTCTTTTCTATGAGCTCCAGCCGCTCGCCCAGCTCATTTCGAATCTGGCCCGCGTATTTTGCCGCTCTTTCCTCATTGTCGGCCACAAAGAAAATCACATCATCCGCAGCGAGTCCTGCCAGCTCTGCCAGCTCCGTCTTTTTCTCATCGGGGATGAATTTATCGATCGGTCCCTTATAGGACATGTCCTCCTTTACCTCCAGGTAACCCAGACCGCCCATGCCTATCGACTGAGCGAACTTCAAAAGCTTTTCATGGAAGCCCTTGGACAGCTTCGCGTGGACCTTGATCGCCCGGACCGTCTTCTTATGAAAGGGCTTAAAGGTACAGCCCTGGAAAAATTCCGTCACATCCAATATCCGAAGCGGGTTCCGAAGATCTGGCTTGTCCGTGCCAAATTCCAGCATGGCCTGCTTATAGCTGATGACCGGATAAGGCGCCTCGGTAATCTCGTAACCCTCCGGTGCGAACTCTTTAAATGCCCCGGTCAGCACTTCCTCGCCCACCCGAAACACATCCTCCTGGGTGGCAAAGCTCATCTCAAAATCCAGCTGATAGAATTCTCCCGGAGAACGGTCCGCACGGGCATCCTCATCACGGAAGCAGGGCGCGATCTGAAAATATTTATCGAAACCAGATACCATCAGAAGCTGTTTATACTGCTGGGGCGCCTGGGGCAGAGCATAGAACTTTCCTTTATATTTCCTGGAAGGAACGATATAATCCCTGGCTCCTTCCGGAGAGGAAGCGCAGAGGATCGGCGTCTGAATCTCCACAAACCCCAGCTCTGTCATCTTTTCTCTCAGGTAACGGATGACTTTGGAACGGAACAGAATATTTTCCTTTACCTTTTGGTTCCGGAGATCCAAATAGCGGTATTTCAAACGGACATCCTCCCGGATATCTTTGGAAGAAGTGACCTCAAAGGGCAGATCCCGGTAGACCTTGCCAAGCATTTTAATGCTGTGCGCCTCCAGTTCAATGGTACCGGTAGGAATCTTCGGGTTATACGTCTCCTCATCCCGGTGTTGGATCAATCCTTCTACAGAAATGCATTCCTCTTTACGAATTCCTTTTAAGAGGCCCGTATCCTTGAGAACCACCTGCATCACTCCGTACATATCACGTAAATCGATGAAAGACACGCCTCCGTGGTCACGGATATTTTCCACCCAGCCTGCGATTTTCAGTTCCGCTCCCACGTCCCCTTCTCCAATTTGGTCCATGGTCTTGTTTCGATACATGTCTGACATTTTCTCTTTCTCCTTTACTTTTTTAAGAACAAAAAATAAGCTGCCGTCCGGAAATTCAACTTTCAGGACGAACAGCTTTCATGTCCGCGGTACCACCTGATTTACCGCCGTCCATACGGCAGTCCCCTCATGGTCTGCTGATTCACGCCCAGCTCACGGCGCACCTACTGTCCGTCAGTACGGAGTTCAGATTGCAGCTGATAGAGTGTTATTCATATAGATTCACTTTACAGGATTCTCACTGCCGCCTGCTCACTGGGAACGATAATCTATACTACTTCTCTCCGTCATAGCCTTTACCGTATTTTATAATACAGAATTTATTTTGTCAATTCATTTTTCCCTTTGTTTTACATTCTTATTCACCCAGCTCTTCTTTTTCATCCAAATGGCCGCCCCACAGAAAATATCTGGTCTCTTTTACGATCACACCCTGCAGGATCAGCAGGCAGATGAGGTTCGGAACCGCCATCAGTCCGTTCAGCAGATCGGAAAATTCCCATATCACTCCCATGGACGCCACAGCGCCCGCAAACAGCGCGGCCAGATAGATCAGCCGGTAATATTTGATGCCCCGGCCTCCGAACAGATATATGACTGCCCGTTCGCCATAAAAGCTCCATCCTAAAATGGTGGCAAAGGCAAAGATGACCAGCGATACGGCAAAAATAACGTGGCCGTACTGGTTCATGAGTCCAAAGGACTGCTCTGCCAGCTGGCCCCCGGATAACCCGTTAAACACCGCAGGTTTATGAAGCATAGAAGACACGATCACAATGCCGGTCACGGCACAGAACACTACCGTATCCCAAAAAGTGCCTGTCATGGAGACTAACGCCTGCCTCACGGAATTTCTGGTCCTGGCGCTGGCCGCCGCCATCGGCGCGGTTCCAAGGCCCGACTCATCGGAAAACAGCCCTCTTGCGATTCCATGGCGGGATGCTGAAAGAATAGTACTGCCTACGAATCCTCCCAGGGCTGCCCTCGGTGTAAACGCCGCCGTCACAATAAGCTTCAGAGCCGGAAAAAGATACGCCCGGTTTATGAACAAAAGGGCCCCGCTTCCCGCCATATAAAATATGGCCATAAAAGGCACCAGCTTCTCACACGCCCGGGAAACGGCTTTCGCACCTCCCAGCATTACGATGGCCGCCAGGACCGATACCACTGCGCCCGTAACTGCAGGCTTTACATTGAACGCCGTACTCATGACGCTGCTGATGGCATTGGCCTGTACGGTACAGCCGGTGCCAAAGGTGGCGCAGATCGCGAAAAACGCAAAAACCACAGCCAGCGGTTTACAGTGAAGTACATTCTCCATCACATACATGGGCCCGCCCACATATCCTCCGTCTTTATCCTTCACACGGTACTTCACAGACAGCAGAGATTCCCCGTATTTCGTCGCCATGCCGAATACGCCGGTCAGCCAGCACCAGGCCACCGCTCCCGGACCTCCCATCGCAACGGCTATGGATACCCCGATGATATTTCCTGTTCCGAGTGTCGCGGCCAGAGCCGTCGCCAGGGCCCCGAACTGGCTCATCTCCCCCTCGCTGTCCTCATCTTCCGTCACCGACAGCCGGAGAGCCTTGAATATTTTCCGCTGGGGCGCCCGAAGGCGGATAGTCAAGAGCAGATGCGTACCGAACAAAAGGGCCATCATGGGAATTCCCCATACAAAATTGTTACACAGACCTAAAAGGTTTTCCAATACTTTCATGTAACAACTGTATGGGGAATTTCTCTGTTTTAGAAGAACCTTATGCAAAAAGATTTATGCCTTTATACCGGGTCAGCTGACGATCTTATAATAGGCCTTCGCCGTCAGCTGGTAAACAGCCAGGTAAAACACGGCGAAGACGGCAAAACTTCCGGCCATGCACAGGGCGAACAAACGGATATCCGTCATCTGGAAAATAGCGAGCACTCTGGTAATGAAAGGAAAAGCAAAGGCAACATGTATTCCCGCTCCTAACAGCGGCAGAAAGAATACGGTCAGCACCTGGGAGTGGATGGATCGTTTGATCTCCCCATATCCCATTCCGACCTTTTTCATGATGGCAAAGCGGGCTTTGTCGTCATAGCCTTCGGAAATCTGCTTATAATAAATGATCAGGATCGTAGCCATGATAAACAGGCTTCCCAGGAAGATTCCGATAAAAAACAGCCCGCCAAACATACCCGTATCACTTTTCCTCTGACTGGACCGGCAGTCAATGGAAACATTCAGAACTCCTTCTCCCGGATCCGAGGGAGCTGTCATCCTGTCCATGAGTCTCTGATAAAAGGCTATCTGCTCCTCATCTCCCACATTCAGGTCAAATCCATAGACTGCCTCTATGGAAGAAGCATTGGCCCCGTAAGCCCCCGACTGGAGCGCGCTCCACTCTTCCAGGGCCCGGCGGTCCTTCACCACCAGAATATAGCTTTTGGACACGTCATTCATGGTCCCGGTCCCTGCCAGAAATTCTCCCGCCTGCTCTTTGATCCTATACTCTTTATCAAAGATGCGGACGGCTTCTTTTTTATATTCGCCGGTCTTGTCACAGAACAGGATTTCATTCTCCTTAAGGCTTTGATCCTTTCCGGTCATCTTGTTGTAATCCTCCAGCGTCACCACATAGAGCTCCCGCAGATTGTCGATTTCAAAAACAGAGCCGGAGCCGGTATCCGTTTCAAAATGATCCTCTTTTTCCAGGGCCGCAAAGCTCAGAAATGCGAAGGATAATTCCTGATCCGCAGAAAGACCAGTTTCCGATAAAACCGACCTGGTACGGTCTTTGACGGCTTCCACAGACTGCTCTGAATAATCCTTTGTGGTGATCATAATACTTCTGGGATACCGCTCCTCTAACATATCATTCATCCCTGAATAAAGACAGAGGGAAGAGGACACCATTACTAACACCATTGTGGATAAAATACAGATGTTGGCAAGCCCCACCGCATTTTGCTTCATACGATACAACATCCCGGAGACCGATATAAAATGATTCGGCTTATAATAATAGCTCTTCTTCCGCCTCAGGAGCTTTAAAAGCGCCACGCTTCCTGCCGTGAAAAGACAGTATGTCCCTACGATCACCAGGAAAACGGCTATGAAGAAAAAGGATACCGCCGCCAGCGGGTTCTCAATGGATACCGCCATGTAATAGCCGGCGCCCAAGCACAGTACGCCGAGTGCGGCCATAAACCACCGTGTCTTCGGCTCTTTCTCACCCGCCTGTCCTTCCCGTAAAAGTTCCATCGGACTCTTAAACTGTATCTGTCTTATACTGTTCAGAAAGATCAGCAAAAAAATGCCGAGAAACAAAAGACAGGTATCCAAAAATACCTTTTTGGAAAATACAAACTGCAGCGCGCCCTCAATGTGAAAAATATGGAGAATCAAAAGAAACATGAGCTTGTTCAGAACGGCGCCGGTGATCAGGCCAAGAAAAAGGCTCAGGAACGCGACATCCACCGTCTCACAAAAAATCACCTTTCCCAAATGGCGCTTTTCCATTCCAAGGATATTATAAAGCCCGAATTCCTTCTTTCTTCTTTTCATCAGGAAGCTGTTGGTATAGAACAGAAAGATCAGAGCAAAAAAACCGGTCACTCTGGTTGCCATTCCCAGGGTATACCGGACTGTACCGCTTCCCAGCACGTCATCGAGCCCCGGATTTTCTGCCAGCGAATGAATCATAAAAAACATCGCCGTAGTCAGGATACAGGTCAGGATATAGGGGACATATGTCCTGCTGTTTTTCTGAATATTGGTGGCAGCCAGCTTCGGATACATCAGGATTCCTTTACTCATGACGATCACCGCCCGTCGCTATCATCGTGAGAGTATCGGAAATCTTCTGATACAAGCTCTCCGAGGTATCTCTCCCTTTGTATATCTGATGGAATACTTCCCCATCTTTTATGAACAGCACTCTTTTTGCTTTACTGGCCGCTTTGACGCTGTGAGTCACCATCAAAATCGTCTGACCGCAGTCATTGAGCACGCCGAACAGCTCCAAAAGGCTTTCTGTGGAGCGGGAGTCCAGCGCGCCTGTGGGCTCATCTGC belongs to Qiania dongpingensis and includes:
- a CDS encoding alanine/glycine:cation symporter family protein, producing the protein MKVLENLLGLCNNFVWGIPMMALLFGTHLLLTIRLRAPQRKIFKALRLSVTEDEDSEGEMSQFGALATALAATLGTGNIIGVSIAVAMGGPGAVAWCWLTGVFGMATKYGESLLSVKYRVKDKDGGYVGGPMYVMENVLHCKPLAVVFAFFAICATFGTGCTVQANAISSVMSTAFNVKPAVTGAVVSVLAAIVMLGGAKAVSRACEKLVPFMAIFYMAGSGALLFINRAYLFPALKLIVTAAFTPRAALGGFVGSTILSASRHGIARGLFSDESGLGTAPMAAASARTRNSVRQALVSMTGTFWDTVVFCAVTGIVIVSSMLHKPAVFNGLSGGQLAEQSFGLMNQYGHVIFAVSLVIFAFATILGWSFYGERAVIYLFGGRGIKYYRLIYLAALFAGAVASMGVIWEFSDLLNGLMAVPNLICLLILQGVIVKETRYFLWGGHLDEKEELGE
- a CDS encoding MATE family efflux transporter, with the protein product MKTQVNLGKDSVFSLVLHLAIPTMIANFVNVLYNIVDRMFIGNIPKVGGLALAGAGVCGPIVTLLTSFGSLIGLGGSILFSMRLGEGRKKEAETILSNSFLMLAAVSAVLTFLFLILKNKLLMWFGASAVTFPYANTYMTIYTLGTFFALMAVGLNYFITCQGFASVSMVTVLIGAVSNIILDPIFIFVFRMGVAGAAVATVLSQMFSCLFALSFLFGRRVSVRITFGNYSSSLMRRIIHLGISPFLIMATDSIIMIVLNSSLQRYGGPAEGDLLITAGTIIQSYMLIITSTMLGISSGTQAILSYNYGAKQADRIKQAEKYILMLCLIFTSVMFLISRLLPAYFARIFTSDPSQIRMAVWGIHVCTLSIIPLSFQYAFVDGLTALGCTRAALTLSMFRKGSYVIFVLALPAFLGAKNAFYAEPLCDILGSAAATISFFLIFQKHLDRRMHEVPPPLRNDSPMKTV
- a CDS encoding ABC transporter permease, with the translated sequence MSKGILMYPKLAATNIQKNSRTYVPYILTCILTTAMFFMIHSLAENPGLDDVLGSGTVRYTLGMATRVTGFFALIFLFYTNSFLMKRRKKEFGLYNILGMEKRHLGKVIFCETVDVAFLSLFLGLITGAVLNKLMFLLILHIFHIEGALQFVFSKKVFLDTCLLFLGIFLLIFLNSIRQIQFKSPMELLREGQAGEKEPKTRWFMAALGVLCLGAGYYMAVSIENPLAAVSFFFIAVFLVIVGTYCLFTAGSVALLKLLRRKKSYYYKPNHFISVSGMLYRMKQNAVGLANICILSTMVLVMVSSSLCLYSGMNDMLEERYPRSIMITTKDYSEQSVEAVKDRTRSVLSETGLSADQELSFAFLSFAALEKEDHFETDTGSGSVFEIDNLRELYVVTLEDYNKMTGKDQSLKENEILFCDKTGEYKKEAVRIFDKEYRIKEQAGEFLAGTGTMNDVSKSYILVVKDRRALEEWSALQSGAYGANASSIEAVYGFDLNVGDEEQIAFYQRLMDRMTAPSDPGEGVLNVSIDCRSSQRKSDTGMFGGLFFIGIFLGSLFIMATILIIYYKQISEGYDDKARFAIMKKVGMGYGEIKRSIHSQVLTVFFLPLLGAGIHVAFAFPFITRVLAIFQMTDIRLFALCMAGSFAVFAVFYLAVYQLTAKAYYKIVS
- the aspS gene encoding aspartate--tRNA ligase — encoded protein: MSDMYRNKTMDQIGEGDVGAELKIAGWVENIRDHGGVSFIDLRDMYGVMQVVLKDTGLLKGIRKEECISVEGLIQHRDEETYNPKIPTGTIELEAHSIKMLGKVYRDLPFEVTSSKDIREDVRLKYRYLDLRNQKVKENILFRSKVIRYLREKMTELGFVEIQTPILCASSPEGARDYIVPSRKYKGKFYALPQAPQQYKQLLMVSGFDKYFQIAPCFRDEDARADRSPGEFYQLDFEMSFATQEDVFRVGEEVLTGAFKEFAPEGYEITEAPYPVISYKQAMLEFGTDKPDLRNPLRILDVTEFFQGCTFKPFHKKTVRAIKVHAKLSKGFHEKLLKFAQSIGMGGLGYLEVKEDMSYKGPIDKFIPDEKKTELAELAGLAADDVIFFVADNEERAAKYAGQIRNELGERLELIEKKAYRFCYVNDFPMFELDEETKKVGFTHNPFSMPQGGLEALNTKDPLDILAYQYDIVCNGVELSSGAVRNHDMDVMVKAFEIAGYDEETLKNKFGALYSAFQFGAPPHAGMAPGVDRMIMLLRNEENIREVIAFPMSGTAQDLMCGAPGEVTEQQLREVHIKVRQ